A single window of Vicia villosa cultivar HV-30 ecotype Madison, WI unplaced genomic scaffold, Vvil1.0 ctg.002503F_1_1, whole genome shotgun sequence DNA harbors:
- the LOC131639014 gene encoding uncharacterized GPI-anchored protein At1g61900-like produces MKGVLSHFLLQITVLILLLLLLFMNKSQSSPISGAKYSLSITTRVDVLPSDISPSREPQPFIPLLAPSPFIIPFTNNSLPKLSGLCSLNFSAAQDIMTKTATDCWTSFAPYLANVVCCPQFDAMLITLIGQSSKYSGLLALNKTHANHCLSDIHKLLVSQGANENLNTICSVHPSNLTEGSCPVASLDELESIADSSRLLTACRKIDPVNECCDQVCQNAIDYAARKIAFNDMSNSNGNHSLPRKLARIKDCKNIILRWLAGKLNPSTSNSVFRGLSNCNLNKVCPLVFPNVTRIAKECGNKIRNQTTCCKATKSYVTRLQEQSFVTNLQALKCAVSLGKKLQKENVSENVYNLCHISLKDFSLQVGSQESGCLLPSFPSDAVFDRTSGIGFICDLNDNIVAPWPTTSYSLQSSCNRTTKLPSLPTATSSQNGLFINILVLPPLFTSILLLRRLL; encoded by the exons ATGAAGGGAGTGCTCTCTCACTTTCTTCTTCAGATTACTGTGTTAAttctacttcttcttcttctat TTATGAACAAATCTCAAAGCTCTCCAATCAGTGGTGCAAAATATTCGCTTTCTATCACAACAAGGGTTGATGTGTTGCCTTCTGATATCTCCCCAAGTAGAGAGCCACAACCTTTTATTCCTCTTTTAGCTCCTTCACCATTCATAATACCTTTCACAAATAATTCTTTGCCTAAGTTATCAG GCCTATGTTCATTGAATTTCTCAGCTGCTCAAGATATAATGACCAAAACCGCGACGGATTGCTGGACTTCCTTTGCTCCCTATTTAGCAAATGTTGTATGTTGTCCTCAATTTGATGCCATGTTGATAACCCTAATAGGCCAGTCAAGTAAATACTCCGGACTGTTAGCTTTGAACAAAACTCATGCTAACCACTGCCTCTCAGATATTCACAAGCTTTTGGTTAGTCAAGGAGCAAATGAAAACCTTAACACCATTTGCTCAGTTCATCCATCAAATCTCACCGAAGGCTCGTGTCCCGTTGCATCTCTCGACGAATTGGAGAGCATTGCAGACTCTTCTAGACTTCTAACTGCTTGTAGAAAAATCGACCCTGTAAATGAGTGTTGTGATCAAGTTTGCCAAAACGCAATAGATTACGCTGCAAGGAAAATCGCCTTCAATGATATGTCTAATTCGAATGGAAACCATAGCTTGCCTCGAAAGTTAGCTCGGATCAAGGATTGTAAGAATATCATCCTACGCTGGCTGGCTGGAAAACTCAATCCATCCACTTCAAATAGTGTTTTTAGAGGACTTTCAAATTGCAACCTAAACAAAG TCTGCCCGTTGGTTTTTCCGAATGTCACAAGAATTGCGAAAGAATGTGGAAATAAGATAAGAAATCAAACAACTTGCTGCAAAGCCACTAAAAGTTACGTGACCCGTTTGCAAGAACAAAGCTTTGTGACCAATCTTCAAGCCTTAAAATGTGCTGTATCACTTGGAAAGAAGTTGCAGAAAGAAAACGTCTCCGAAAATGTCTACAATCTTTGCCACATAAGCTTGAAAGATTTTTCTCTTCAAG TTGGATCACAAG AATCGGGATGCCTTTTGCCGAGTTTTCCTTCTGATGCAGTATTCGATAGAACTTCGGGAATCGGATTCATTTGCGACCTTAATGACAACATTGTTGCTCCGTGGCCTACAACATCTTACTCGCTACAATCTTCGTGCAATAGAA CTACAAAACTTCCATCCCTTCCTACagcaacatcttctcaaaatg GTCTTTTCATTAATATTTTAGTTTTGCCTCCACTTTTTACCTCTATACTACTTCTCAGGAGGCTTCTTTAG